The Gemmatimonadota bacterium nucleotide sequence ACAATCCCCTGAGTCCCGAACTCTCCGCCATGCGCACGAGCCTGGCGGCCTCGGTGCTGGGCATCGTGCGTTGGAACGCCAATCGCAAGGTACGAGACATCCGCATATTCGAGGCCGGGCGCGTTTTCTGGTCGAAAGAAGAAGGCCTTCCCGACGAACCCGAACACCTCTGTTTCGCCGTCACGGGGCAGCGCCACAGCCCGCACTGGGACGGCCCTCCGGGGGCCTTCGATTTCTACGATTTGAAGGGTCTGGCCGAGGCACTGCTCGGCCGGTTAGGACTTGACAGGTTCGAAACCGTCCCGTATGATAAGATCGATCCTCTGTTCGATGCAGACCGGACCGGCGAACTGCTCGCGGACGGGGTGCGGACCGGCCGTTTCGGCGCGGTGTCGCACCGGGTTCTCGACCATTACGAGATCCGGGAACCCGTATGGATGGGGGTGATCGACTGCGGCGTCCTCTTCGACCAGGCGTCCGATAGAAGGACCTATCGTGCGCCGCCCAAGTACCCCGCGGTCGAGAGAGACCTGGCTATTGTCGTACCCGAAGAGGTTACTCATCGGGACATACTGAATGAAATCCGCGCGTGTAGCGGCGACCTCCTGGAATCGGTCGAACTGTTCGACGTGTACCGGGGGACGCAGATCGCGGCCCAAAGCAAGAGCATGGCGTACGCCATGCGGTTCAGGTCCGGAGAACGGACGCTGACGGACGCTGAAGTCACGCGGCTTCAGGACAAGGTGCTGCGGCGGTTGGTGAGCCGGTACCGGGCGGAACTTCGCTCCTAGCGTCGTCGAGGCGCGCTGGAATACACCTTTGCGGAGGGATTCATGCAAGAACAATCCATAGAGCTGTTGCTGGGCCGGATCGAATCGATGATCGACATGATCCAGCGCCTGAAGGACGAAAACGCGGATCTGCGCGGCCGGAACCAGAACCTCGAGACGCAGGTCCAGGAACTGCAGCAGCAGCAGGAGCAGTCGGTTACCTCGAAAGAAGAACTGGAACAGGAAAACCAGGCGCTGCGCGTCAAGCAGGACGACATCAAGGCACGTATAGACACGATGCTGTCGCGCCTGGACGTCATCGAGTAAGATCAGTCCGGCTCAGTCCCTGTTTTGACCGTCGCAGTTCGCCTGGCCCCCGGCATGCGTTTGCTGGCCGGTTGCTCACCGGGATGGACCCATTATGGATGACGAGAAAGTCACCGTACGCGTCAACATCTGCGGGACCGAATATCCGATCCAGGCGGAAGAGGAAGCCGAGTACATCCAGCGGATCGCCGCCTACGTGGACGAGCGCATGCGCGAGGTGCCCGTCAGCGTGACCATGCAATCCCTCACCAGCGTGGCGGTCCTCACGGCGATCAGGATAGCCGACGAACTGCACAAGGAACGTGAAAAACAGCAGAACCAGGTCGAATCGGAGTCCATGCATCACGATCGGATCGCGGAACTGATCCGGCGCATGGACGAGTTGATGGAGCACCAGGTTCCTGAACAGGATGAAGAGAAGGAAGACCATGACCGATCTTGTTGAGGAACGGACCATGTCCGGAACAACCGTAGTAATTGAAGAAGGTGGTTGCCACTATGCTTGTGACGATCAGTCTCTACGCAGGCACCGCCCTGATCATGTTTCTCTTCGGATGGTTCATTCGAAAGCGTGTCGAAAAACGTAAGACGGACAGTATGGAGCGCTTGGCAGAGAGCATCCTCGCAGAGGCGGTGGAAGAAGCTGAAACGATAAAGAACACGGCCAGGATCGAAATGGAGGAGGAATCCTACCAGGCCAAGGCAAAATTCGAGCGAGAAAGTAACCAGTCCCGCCAGGACATCCAACGCGTCGAAAAACGGATCTCGATCAGGGAGCAGAACCTGGAGCGCAAGGCCGACTACGTGGCCAAGCGCGAAAAAGGCATTCAGAAGCAATTCCAGTCGCTGGAGGAGCGGGACGAGAAACTGGTGGAATCCGAAGAGCGGCTGGACCAGCTGATCCAGCGGCAGACCGAACAACTCGAGCAATCCGCCGGCATGACGACGGAGGAGGCGAGAAAGGCGCTGCTCAGCAATATCGACGCCCGGATACGCGCCGAAGCCGGCCAGCAAGCCCGCAGCATCATCGAAGAAGCCCGCCAGAACGCGGAGGTCGAAGCCCGGGAAATTATCACGCACGCGATGCAGAAGTACACGCTGGATCACGTGACGGAAACGACGACGTCGGTCATATCCCTCCCCGATAACGAAATGAAGGGACGCATCATCGGGCGCGACGGACGCAACATCCAGGCGTTCGAAATGTCAACGGGGATCGACGTCATCGTCGACGACACCCCCAATGCCGTCGTCCTATCCGGGTTCAACCCCATGCGCCGCGAAATCGCGAAGCTCTCCATGGAGAAGCTCATCCAGGACGGGAGAATCCATCCCGGATTCATCGAGCAGGTCGTCTCCAAGACCCAGGAAGAAATCAGCGATCTGATCCAGGATACGGGCGACCAGGTGCTCTTCGACCTGGGCATTACCGGCGTCCGTCCAGAGTTGGCCATGCTGCTCGGGCAACTGAAGTACCGGATGACCGGCGGTCAGAACGCGCTGCATCACTGCCGCGAAGTGGCCGAGCTGGCGGGAATCATGGCGCAGGAACTGGACCTGGACGTGACCCTGGCCAGGCGCTGCGGACTGCTGCACGACATCGGAAAGGCCGTGGAAGGCGGCCCGGAAGGCGCGCACGGGGAACTGGGAAGATCGGTTGCCGAGAAGTACGGAGAACCGTCCGAAGTGCTGGAATGCATTGACGCCATCCACGGAAATCCGGAAGAGACCACCCCCATGGCCGTCGTGGTCAGAACCGCCGACAGCCTCTCCATGTCCAGGCCCGGCGCGCTCAGGGAACCGCTGGAAAAGTACGTCCGCCGGCTCCGGGAGATGGAACGGCTGGTGAGCTCCTTCGACGGCGTATCCAGGGCCTTCGTCATGAAGGCGGGAAAAGAAGTGCGGGTCATGATCGATCACGAGGAAGTCGACGACCTCCGCGCGGTCCAGCTCGCCACGGAGATCGCCCGCAAGATCCAGGCCCGGATGGAATACTCGGGCCAGATCAAGGTGACGGTCATCCGGCAGACCCGGGCGGTCGAAATCGCCAGGTAGGGGTGTTGCCGGAACAGGCGAGGGAGGAAGGCCAGGCTTGGTGAACGAGGGCGACAACGGCGTACTGACCGTTACCGAACTGACCGCGGGGATCAAGACGCTCCTCGAGGAAGCGTTTCCCTACGTGTCGGTATACGGTGAAATCTCCAACTACAAGCGGCACTCGTCCGGTCATGCCTACTTCTCGCTGAAGGACGACCGCAGCCAGCTGCGTTGCGTCATGTGGCGGTCGGCGAACCGCAAACTGACCTTCGAACCCGAAGACGGCATGGAGGTCCTGGCGCGGGGCGCCCTTTCCGTCTACGACGTGCAGGGGCAGTACCAGCTCGTCGCCCAGCAATTGAAGCCCGTGGGCGCGGGCGTGCTCCAGGCGGCCTTCGAGCGGTTGAAGGCCAAGCTCGAGAAAGAGGGCCTGTTCCGCGAGGAACACAAGCAGGCGCTTCCTTCCTTCCCGGAGCGGGTGGGCGTGGTCACCTCCGCTTCCGGCGCCGCGATCCGGGACATCATCCAGGTCCTGCGCCGACGCGCGCCGTGGGTCTCGATCATACTCCGGCCGGCGCCCGTGCAGGGCGAAGGCGCCGCGGCGGAAATCGCGGCCGCCATCGAAGAGATGAACGATTACGGCGAGGTGGACGTACTGATCGTCGGCCGGGGAGGCGGATCGGTGGAGGACCTGTGGGCGTTCAACGAAGAGGCGGTGGTCCGGGCGGTCTACCAGTCCCGGATCCCGGTGGTCTCCGCCGTGGGACATGAAACGGACTACACGCTGACCGACTTCGCGGCCGATCTCCGGGCGCCCACGCCGTCGGGCGCGGCCGAAATCGTCGTCCGCGACCTGCGGGAATTGAAGGACCGGTCGGAGGCCGTGTTGAGACGGCTTTGCGGAAGCATGACGGGGTACCTGGACCGGTCCCGCCAGCGCGTTGTCACGGCACTGACCAGTTACGGACTCAGGCGGCCCGTCGACCAGATCGGCCAGTACGCCCAGTTTACCGATGAACTGACCCGCCGCCTGGCCGACCGGTGCTTCCACGACCACGAAACACGCGTCCAGCTGGTCGGCGGACTGGCCGGACGGCTCCAGGCCCTCAGCCCGCTCTCCGTCCTGGAACGCGGATACGCCGTGTGCCAGCGCGCGTCGGACGGGCGCATCGTCCGCGACGCGGATGAACTCAGCGTCGACGACCGCGTGAACGTACGCCTGCGCAAGGGCGAAGCGTTCTGCCGGGTCGAGCACCTCCATGACGGGGCGGAACCGACTGAGCCCGCCGCCCGGGGGAAACGGCGCGAGGAAGCGCCGGCCACATTCGGCCTGTTCGATGAATCGAATACCACCGAAACTGCCTGACCGACGGGATACCGAGGATGAACGAGAAGGAAAAACCGACTTTCGAGGAGGCGCTGAAGCGCCTCGAGCACATCGTCGAACGCATGGAACAGGGCGATCTCCCGCTGGATGAATCACTCGCCCTCTTCCAGGAGGGCATCGAGCTTTCCCGGATCTGCACCCGGCAGCTGAACGCGGCGGACGAACACGTGCGCAAGCTGGTGCGCGTGGAGAACGGCCGGTTCGTCATCGAGCCCTTCGAACCGGAATCGCCGCCCAGCCAGGGCAACGACCTGCAGTTCTAGATTCCGGCGACCCCCATCGAGCGTTCCGACAGGACCGCACCAGATGAATGGCGTCGTATATGACCGATACCCCGGGGAAGCAGGACTTCCTCGACGCGCTGGCCGTACGAAAGGAATGGGTGCGCGAGTACCTGGAGGCTGACCGCCGTAAAGTCCTGTTCGTTCCGGAGGACATACACGACGGGGTGTTCAGCTACCTGAAGGCGTCCGGCAAGGTGCTTCGTCCCTGCGTGCTCTACTTCTCCTGCGGTGCCGTGGGCGGCAGGGAGCGGTCCGCAACGCCCGCGGCGGTCGCGGTGGAACTGTTCCACACCTGGACCATCGTGCATGACGACATCATGGACCGGGACGCGCTGCGGCGCGGCACGCCCACCGTCCACGAGGAGTTCCGGCGACGGGCGCTGGCCGGCGGGGCTTTCGACGAAAGAGAAGCCGCCCACTACGGCCTGTCCATCGGGATCATGACCGGCGAGGTCCAGCACGGGTGGGCTACCGGACTCCTGACCGAACTGTACGACGCGAACGCGGACAACGGCGAGGTGGTGATCGAACTCATCCGCTACCTGGAGACGGAAGTTCTCCTGGCCCTCGTAGGCGGACAGGCACTGGACATTCAGTACGCCAAGGCGCCCATGGACAGCCTGGACGAAGCGTCCGTGATCGACATGTTCTGGAGAAAAACCGGCGCGCTCTACGCCTTCGCGGGCGCGGCCGGCGCGATGATCGGCCTGAATACGCCGGACCGGAACCACCCCATGGTGCGGGCGATTTCATCGTTCACCGGGGAATGCGGCGTGGCCTTCCAGTTGCAGGACGACATCCTGGGCCTCACGGCCGACGAGGCCACGCTGGGGAAACCGGTGTGCTCCGACCTCCGGGAAGGGAAGCGCACCCTGCTGCTCGTCCACACCTACCACAAGGCTTCGCCCGCCGAGCGGCGGTTTCTGCTCGACGTCGTCGGAAAACCGGGGGCTACCGACGAGCAGATCGCGGAGGTCCGCGACCTCATCCTGGCACACGGCGGTCTCGACCACGCCCGGACGCTCATGGAACAGCGCGTGGCCGATGCCATTCGAAATCTCGATGCGATTCCCGACTCTTCTTATAAGGGGTACCTGGTCAATTGGGCGGAGTACCTGATCGGAAGGACCTTCTGATGCATCGCGTGGGCATCATCGCCAATCCGGCACGGCCTGTAGTCGCCGGACTGATTCCGGAACTCGTTCGAATGGTCACGTCGCGGTCCGGAAAGCCAACGCTCGCGGCCGACCTGGCGGCCACGGCCGGCGAGGCAGTGGCCCGCCGGGAGTGCGTGGTCGTGGATTCGGACGAACGCGCGGTGGAAGACGTCGACTGGGTCATCGCCATCGGGGGGGACGGCACGCTGCTCAAGACCGCGCGCCTGGTGGGCGCTTCCGGCACCCCCATTCTCGGCATCAATTCCGGAAAGCTCGGATTCATGATGCAGACGACGCCCGGCGATCTCGACGACGCCCTCGAACGCGTCTTCGACGGGCGGTACACGCTGGACAAGCGACTGGTCCTGCAGGGACGGATAGCGAACGGGTCATTTTCGGCGCTGAACGATATCGTAATCGACAAGGGCGCGATCTGCCGGGTCATCGAACTGGGCATCTATATCAATGACGAATACGTCAACGACGTCATGGCCGACGGTCTGATCGTGTCGACCCCGACCGGTTCCACGGCCTATTCGCTGGCGGCGGGAGGCCCGATTCTGGCGCCCGACATGGAAGCGATCGTCGTGTCGCCTATCTGTCCGCATACGCTTTCCAACCGCGCCATGGTGCTCGCCGCGCGGGACCGCATCCGGATCGAAGTCCGGGCGGACCATCCCGATCTCCTGCTCACCGTGGACGGCCAGGAGAACGTGGTGATCCAGCCGGGCAACACGGTCGAGCTTTACCGGGCTGACCACACCATACACCTGATCAGGTTCACGGATCGTTCCTTTTACGATGTCCTGCGCACGAAGCTGAAATGGGGGGAACGCTGAACAACCCGGTCCAGCCGTTCATGTTGTAGCCTATGCTCGCGAACCTGAGGGTCACAAACTACGCGCTCCTGGACAAGGTGGACATCGAGTTCACCCCCGGACTGAACGTGCTCACGGGTGAAACCGGCTCCGGGAAGTCCATCCTGATCGGCGCGCTGGGACTCATTCTCGGCGGCCGGGCCGCGTCGGACACCATACGGGGCGGTGCGAAGTCCGCGATCGTCGAGGGGCTGTTCGAAGGAGAGCGCGACCCGCAACTGCGGGACCTGCTGTCTGAGATCGGCGTGGACCCGGAGGAGGATGGGCTGATCATCCGGCGGGAGGTCAGCCGCGACGGGCGCAACCGGTGCACGATCAACGGCAGCCTGGTCACCGTTTCCGTCCTCAGGAGACTGGGCGTCCTGTT carries:
- a CDS encoding NAD(+) kinase (catalyzes the phosphorylation of NAD to NADP) yields the protein MHRVGIIANPARPVVAGLIPELVRMVTSRSGKPTLAADLAATAGEAVARRECVVVDSDERAVEDVDWVIAIGGDGTLLKTARLVGASGTPILGINSGKLGFMMQTTPGDLDDALERVFDGRYTLDKRLVLQGRIANGSFSALNDIVIDKGAICRVIELGIYINDEYVNDVMADGLIVSTPTGSTAYSLAAGGPILAPDMEAIVVSPICPHTLSNRAMVLAARDRIRIEVRADHPDLLLTVDGQENVVIQPGNTVELYRADHTIHLIRFTDRSFYDVLRTKLKWGER
- a CDS encoding polyprenyl synthetase family protein, coding for MASYMTDTPGKQDFLDALAVRKEWVREYLEADRRKVLFVPEDIHDGVFSYLKASGKVLRPCVLYFSCGAVGGRERSATPAAVAVELFHTWTIVHDDIMDRDALRRGTPTVHEEFRRRALAGGAFDEREAAHYGLSIGIMTGEVQHGWATGLLTELYDANADNGEVVIELIRYLETEVLLALVGGQALDIQYAKAPMDSLDEASVIDMFWRKTGALYAFAGAAGAMIGLNTPDRNHPMVRAISSFTGECGVAFQLQDDILGLTADEATLGKPVCSDLREGKRTLLLVHTYHKASPAERRFLLDVVGKPGATDEQIAEVRDLILAHGGLDHARTLMEQRVADAIRNLDAIPDSSYKGYLVNWAEYLIGRTF
- the xseA gene encoding exodeoxyribonuclease VII large subunit, which gives rise to MNEGDNGVLTVTELTAGIKTLLEEAFPYVSVYGEISNYKRHSSGHAYFSLKDDRSQLRCVMWRSANRKLTFEPEDGMEVLARGALSVYDVQGQYQLVAQQLKPVGAGVLQAAFERLKAKLEKEGLFREEHKQALPSFPERVGVVTSASGAAIRDIIQVLRRRAPWVSIILRPAPVQGEGAAAEIAAAIEEMNDYGEVDVLIVGRGGGSVEDLWAFNEEAVVRAVYQSRIPVVSAVGHETDYTLTDFAADLRAPTPSGAAEIVVRDLRELKDRSEAVLRRLCGSMTGYLDRSRQRVVTALTSYGLRRPVDQIGQYAQFTDELTRRLADRCFHDHETRVQLVGGLAGRLQALSPLSVLERGYAVCQRASDGRIVRDADELSVDDRVNVRLRKGEAFCRVEHLHDGAEPTEPAARGKRREEAPATFGLFDESNTTETA
- a CDS encoding cell division protein ZapA — encoded protein: MDDEKVTVRVNICGTEYPIQAEEEAEYIQRIAAYVDERMREVPVSVTMQSLTSVAVLTAIRIADELHKEREKQQNQVESESMHHDRIAELIRRMDELMEHQVPEQDEEKEDHDRSC
- the rny gene encoding ribonuclease Y, encoding MLVTISLYAGTALIMFLFGWFIRKRVEKRKTDSMERLAESILAEAVEEAETIKNTARIEMEEESYQAKAKFERESNQSRQDIQRVEKRISIREQNLERKADYVAKREKGIQKQFQSLEERDEKLVESEERLDQLIQRQTEQLEQSAGMTTEEARKALLSNIDARIRAEAGQQARSIIEEARQNAEVEAREIITHAMQKYTLDHVTETTTSVISLPDNEMKGRIIGRDGRNIQAFEMSTGIDVIVDDTPNAVVLSGFNPMRREIAKLSMEKLIQDGRIHPGFIEQVVSKTQEEISDLIQDTGDQVLFDLGITGVRPELAMLLGQLKYRMTGGQNALHHCREVAELAGIMAQELDLDVTLARRCGLLHDIGKAVEGGPEGAHGELGRSVAEKYGEPSEVLECIDAIHGNPEETTPMAVVVRTADSLSMSRPGALREPLEKYVRRLREMERLVSSFDGVSRAFVMKAGKEVRVMIDHEEVDDLRAVQLATEIARKIQARMEYSGQIKVTVIRQTRAVEIAR
- the xseB gene encoding exodeoxyribonuclease VII small subunit, which encodes MNEKEKPTFEEALKRLEHIVERMEQGDLPLDESLALFQEGIELSRICTRQLNAADEHVRKLVRVENGRFVIEPFEPESPPSQGNDLQF
- the zapB gene encoding cell division protein ZapB; translation: MQEQSIELLLGRIESMIDMIQRLKDENADLRGRNQNLETQVQELQQQQEQSVTSKEELEQENQALRVKQDDIKARIDTMLSRLDVIE